A window of Flavobacterium flavigenum contains these coding sequences:
- a CDS encoding IS3 family transposase yields the protein MELRHLYDLDLLLNRTNMARSSFYYYEKQNKSVDKYQIIKEFIKSIYHKHKGRYGYRRITDELNNKGITINHKTVFRLMKLLGLKSIIRIKKYKSYKGEQGKIAPNILERNFKSEAPNKKWATDITEFNVSGKKLYLSPIIDLFNQEIISYELAERPVFSQVVVMLKKAFKKIPNNTNLTLHSDQGWQYQMKQYQHLLKKKESYRVCPEKGIVWIMRL from the coding sequence ATGGAATTAAGGCATTTATATGATTTAGATTTACTTTTGAATCGTACTAATATGGCACGTAGCAGTTTTTACTACTATGAAAAACAAAACAAATCTGTGGATAAGTATCAAATCATAAAAGAATTTATAAAATCCATTTATCACAAGCACAAAGGTCGTTATGGCTATAGAAGAATTACCGACGAATTGAACAATAAAGGGATAACTATCAATCATAAAACAGTTTTCAGATTGATGAAGCTATTAGGGCTAAAAAGCATTATTAGAATAAAGAAATATAAATCATATAAAGGGGAACAGGGCAAAATCGCACCTAATATTTTGGAACGCAATTTTAAATCAGAAGCTCCAAATAAAAAATGGGCAACCGACATAACCGAGTTTAATGTATCAGGAAAAAAACTATATTTATCGCCTATTATAGACTTATTCAACCAAGAAATTATCAGTTATGAGCTAGCGGAACGACCCGTATTTAGTCAAGTGGTCGTGATGTTAAAAAAAGCATTTAAGAAAATACCAAACAATACTAATTTGACCTTACATTCTGATCAAGGCTGGCAATACCAAATGAAACAATACCAGCATTTATTGAAAAAAAAGGAATCGTACAGAGTATGTCCAGAAAAGGGAATTGTCTGGATAATGCGATTATAG
- a CDS encoding IS3 family transposase gives MSRKGNCLDNAIIENFFGILKSELFYLKKYSSISQLKQDIENYIIYYNRERIKSNLNKMSPIQYRAHHYQN, from the coding sequence ATGTCCAGAAAAGGGAATTGTCTGGATAATGCGATTATAGAAAACTTCTTCGGGATATTAAAATCCGAATTGTTTTACCTTAAAAAGTACAGTTCTATAAGTCAATTAAAACAAGATATCGAAAATTATATTATCTATTACAATAGAGAAAGAATCAAGTCAAATTTAAACAAAATGAGCCCGATACAATATCGAGCTCATCATTATCAAAATTAA